Part of the Sphingomonas sp. KR3-1 genome is shown below.
CGCGACCTGCTCCCGATCTACAGTGTCTATCAGCTCTTTCCCAACGTCCTGGCCCTTGGCCTGATCGTCTGGCTAGGTCTTTGGCTCGGGCATATTCCGGCAATAGTGCCGCTTGTCGTGATGCTCGGCTGGCTATTTCAATTCGTCACCCGGCCTTCGGTGATGGCGGTGTCGAAAGCACAGGCCAGCTGGATCGAAGAGGTCCTCGAAGAGCAGGGATTTTACGAGCAGTCCGAAGTCGATGGCCGGTGGCGCCTGATCGACAGGCAATGGTGGCAGCGCCTGCCTCATCTGTTCATTGAATTCCTGCCCGGCGATCCGATCACGGTAATCGCGCCGCGCGACGTGATGGAGGCGCTGCGGGGCACGCTCGAGCTTTTCGAGGAGCATGAATTCCTGTTTCCGCAGGGCGACTCGCCCTTTTCATTTCAGCCGGCCGAGCCCGATCCGCTGCCCTGGCACGCACAGGTGCCAACATTGGGATTGGTGGCTGCGTGTGTCGGCGCCTGGCTCTGGTACGCCGCGACGCACGAGGCGGGCGGGATGGGCGATTGGGGCCTGTCCGGGGCCGCGCTCCGCCAAGGCCGGTTCGAAAATATCCTGCTGCACATGGTCGCCCATGGCGGCGCGATGCACCTGACCATGAACATGTCGATGCTGGCGGCGATCGGCGGCGCGCTCACCTTGCGGCTGGGCTCGCCGCCGCTAAGCTGGCTGCGCTTCCTCTTGCTGTTCCTGCTCAGCGGACTGGCCGGCGCAGCGCTGTATCTGCTGGTGCACCCGGCGGGGACGGTGCCGATGGTCGGCGCGTCGGGCGCGCTGTATGGCTTGTTCGCCCTGTTCATCCGGGCGCCTGCCGATGGCCGGGGCACGCTGTCGCTAAAGTCGCGGCGGATTCGGCGTGTCGGCTGGGAGCTGGCCAAGCAGAACCTGTTCCTGTTCGGGCTCCTCGCGGCGCTGGCCTGGGCGAGTGGAGGCGCAGGCGGGCTGGCTTGGGAAGCGCATCTCGGCGGCTTCCTGTTCGGCTTGCTTGTCGGCCCGAAGCTGTTGCCGCGAAATGCGGAAGCCCGCTCCGGCATCGAGGGGCCACCGGTGCTGATCCCAGGGACTGTCGCGCCGGCCGACTGAGCGCGTCCCCTCAATAAATCCCGTCGATCTCCACCGTCAGCCGCGGCGTCGGCGGGGCGAGGAGCAGGCTGCCGCGCTTGGCATTGGCGATCTCGTCCGCGCGCAGCCGGTTGTAGCGGTCCTTCGATGCCGCCGCCGCATCGGCGCCGTCGCGCAGGATCGTCGGCTTGAGGAAGATGAACAGCGTGCGCTTCTGGTGCTGCTCGCGGCGGCTCTTGAACAGCTCGCCGACGATCGGGATGTCGCCCAGGATCGGTACCTGCTGGCGCGTATCGGTATAGTCGTCCGCGGTCAGCCCGCCCAGCACGATCGTCTGGCCGTTGTCGGCGAGCACAGTGGTGGTGATCGCGCGGCGATTGGTGACCAGGTCGGAGGCGGCGGCGGTCTGAGCGGTGGCGATCGACGAGGCTTCCTGGTTCACCTGCAGGCGGATCGTGTCGCCGGCGTTGATCCGCGGGAGGACGCGCAGCGTGATGCCCACATCCTTGCGCTCGATCGTCGTATAGGGGTTCACGGTGCTCGAGCTGGTCAGCACCGAGCCGGTGATGAACGGCACGTTCTGGCCCGAGACGAACTCGCCCGCGACATTGTCGAGCACGGTCAGCTGCGGGGTGGAGAGCAGGTTGGCGCGGGTCGAGGTGCCGAGCGCCTGCACCAGCAACGAGAAATCGTCACCGATCGCGATATTGGCGGTCAGCCCTGTGCCGAGCACCTTGCCCGCCGGAACGCCCAGCGCGGTCAGAATCGTGCCCATCGACACGCCGGCGGTGTCGAACGAAGTCGCGCCGCCCTTCACTTGGTTGAGCACGGCGCCGCTGGTGCCGAGCTGCACGCCGAGCTGCTCGGCATCGTCGCCGGTGATCTCGGCGATCGCCGCCTCGATCAGCACCTGCGGGCGGCGCACGTCGAGATCGGTGATCAGCTGCTCGATCGATGCGATTGCGGTGGCGGTGCCGCGCACCACTACCGCATTGAGCTCGGGCGCCGGCTGCACGGTGAGCTCGGGCGTCGAGAAGCCCTTGGGCGTCTGCGTCTGCACCGCCTGCATCGCCGTGCCGTTGGTGTTGGCGCTCTGCATCGCGCTGCCCATGCCGCCGCTGGTCGAGGCCGCGCTGTTGGGCAGCGCCGAAAGGTTATTGTTGCCCTGGCTCAGCCGCGCGAACGGGTTGGAGCTGCCGCTGCCCAGGCTGGTCGCCACAGGATTGTCGGCGCTGTCGCCCTGGCCCAGCACGCCGCGCAGCACGTCGGTCACGGTCTCGGCATCGGCATAGTTGAGGCGGAACATCCGGGTGATCGGCGTCGCGCCGCCCGGCTGGTCGAGCGAGATCAGCATCTTGCGCGCCTCGGCGACCGATGCCGGCGTGCCGCGCACGATCACCGTGTTGCTGCGCGCATCGGCGGCGATGCGAGTGCCTTCGCCCAGCACGCCCTGCAGCGCGGTCGCTACGTCGGTGGCGTTGCCGTTCTTCAACGAGACGGTGACGAAGGTCGCGCCGCTGCCGCCGTCGAGCTGGCGGGCGATCGCCTCCACGCGGCGGACATTGTCGGCATAGTCGGTGATCACCACCGCATTGGGCGTGCTCAGCGGCTCGACGCTGCCGAAGGTCGCGACCAGCGGGCGCACCACGCGGGCGACATCGGCGGCGGGCACGTTCTGAAGGCGGACCATCCGCGTCACCAGCTCCTGGCCGGAGGCGCCGCGGCTCGGGATGCCGCCGTCGCGCACCGCATTGGCCGCGGGCACGATCCGCCAGGCCCGGCCCGAGCGCACCGCCGAGAAGCCGTTGGCCCGCAGCACCGACTGGAACAGCTCCCACACCCCGGCAGGCGACAGCGGAGTCGACGAGGTGACGGTCACCACGCCCTTCACCGCCGGATCGAGGATCAGCGTGCGCCCGGTGATCCGCGAGATCTGGTCGGCCACGTCGGAAATCTCGACGCCGCGCATGTTGACCACGACGTCGCCGGTGCCGGCGTCCTGCGGGGCTGGGGCGGGCGCAGTCTGGGCGAGGGCAACCGTATCCAGGGCGATCCCGGCGAGCGCTAGGGCGGCGATGGCGGAGCGAATCTTCACAGGGGCACTTTCTAACGGAGTGGCACGGTAAGCGTCAGCCGCTTCCCGTCGCGCAGGACCTGGATCTGGGCATTGCCGCTCGACTGGGCGGCCGCGAAGGCGCCCTGGGCGGCGGCGGTATCGGTGAGCGCGGTGCCGTTGATCGACTGGATCACGTCACCCGCCACCATCCCCGGCGGGGCATTGTCGCCGATGCGGTATCCGCCCGAGACCGGGCTCGCGTCGAAGCGCTGGAGCAGGC
Proteins encoded:
- a CDS encoding rhomboid family intramembrane serine protease, yielding MALEENELSIRSRHGMLRDLLPIYSVYQLFPNVLALGLIVWLGLWLGHIPAIVPLVVMLGWLFQFVTRPSVMAVSKAQASWIEEVLEEQGFYEQSEVDGRWRLIDRQWWQRLPHLFIEFLPGDPITVIAPRDVMEALRGTLELFEEHEFLFPQGDSPFSFQPAEPDPLPWHAQVPTLGLVAACVGAWLWYAATHEAGGMGDWGLSGAALRQGRFENILLHMVAHGGAMHLTMNMSMLAAIGGALTLRLGSPPLSWLRFLLLFLLSGLAGAALYLLVHPAGTVPMVGASGALYGLFALFIRAPADGRGTLSLKSRRIRRVGWELAKQNLFLFGLLAALAWASGGAGGLAWEAHLGGFLFGLLVGPKLLPRNAEARSGIEGPPVLIPGTVAPAD
- the gspD gene encoding type II secretion system secretin GspD; the encoded protein is MKIRSAIAALALAGIALDTVALAQTAPAPAPQDAGTGDVVVNMRGVEISDVADQISRITGRTLILDPAVKGVVTVTSSTPLSPAGVWELFQSVLRANGFSAVRSGRAWRIVPAANAVRDGGIPSRGASGQELVTRMVRLQNVPAADVARVVRPLVATFGSVEPLSTPNAVVITDYADNVRRVEAIARQLDGGSGATFVTVSLKNGNATDVATALQGVLGEGTRIAADARSNTVIVRGTPASVAEARKMLISLDQPGGATPITRMFRLNYADAETVTDVLRGVLGQGDSADNPVATSLGSGSSNPFARLSQGNNNLSALPNSAASTSGGMGSAMQSANTNGTAMQAVQTQTPKGFSTPELTVQPAPELNAVVVRGTATAIASIEQLITDLDVRRPQVLIEAAIAEITGDDAEQLGVQLGTSGAVLNQVKGGATSFDTAGVSMGTILTALGVPAGKVLGTGLTANIAIGDDFSLLVQALGTSTRANLLSTPQLTVLDNVAGEFVSGQNVPFITGSVLTSSSTVNPYTTIERKDVGITLRVLPRINAGDTIRLQVNQEASSIATAQTAAASDLVTNRRAITTTVLADNGQTIVLGGLTADDYTDTRQQVPILGDIPIVGELFKSRREQHQKRTLFIFLKPTILRDGADAAAASKDRYNRLRADEIANAKRGSLLLAPPTPRLTVEIDGIY